The Vigna unguiculata cultivar IT97K-499-35 chromosome 11, ASM411807v1, whole genome shotgun sequence genomic sequence TTGAAGTAACTATGTTTCACCATAAGTTTTGTTCATTAATTCTTCAATTTCATTACTGTTATTGGCAGagatttttatagaaaaatatttattaattattatattttgacaactttattttataattttagatattattttttaagtaattttttaatttttcattttctaatattcaatattttaaaattacttaaaaatgatatttcatgatataaaaaaataattatcaaaatttaataatcaaaaatattattctcattttttttaataaggaATGCAATCCTCATCATATGCAAATCCAAAAAGTTATCTATAAAGTTCATGCAATGAATTACAATAAATTTCAttgaaattttttcataaaaatttagcCCAACATTGTTATAAGAATGCTTCGGACATTGTTATAGGAATGAATGTACGAATGacttaactaataaaaaattatatttataaatgtgtGACATCTTAATGATGAACTGAAATTATCATTAAAAGTAGTTTCATCGACTACTCTTCAAGGTGACTACTTTTTGAAAGACGTGTATGTATatctgttttttaattttattattagtttcacTATACtactctttttttattaaaagtgtgATCTAAAATAAATTACCCAAAAGAAAGGAGAGGCagagaaaatacttttttttaaaaaaatattctttcttCCCttgttttagaaaaagaaaaaaaatattactttttataaaaattaagacgaaatagttttttaaataaagtttttagatgcctttttaataaaattatcctCTTATTATCGATTAGAAAatctcaaataataaaatactacaCTACCACACAACATACATTCcaattatataaatgtacattctaattatatttatatatatatatatatatatatatatatatatatatatatatatatatatatatatatcaaatgtatatttgaacctatttttttttatgctaaACATTTATGAGTTTGGCCTCGTACCAATCTGTAATCAAATCTTACAACACATCTATAATCAAACCTAATAAAGCATCTGTATTCAATTAGGAAAATTGACAATAAATTATCAAGACATACAACAATTAGATTTAGATCAAATCTTATAAAGTATAAAGTATATGTATTCAACTTTAGAGAGATCGTTCATGATATAACgacacaataatatttaaaaaaaagtaagaaaatatttatataactcataattaatataattttaataattataataatattttagatgtTATTATGAAACGCATAAATTGTATGAGATAATTGGATTAGAGTAGACTACTCAAATATTGATAGACAAGTAAAGTGGTGAGAAAGAAAATGTCTACCTAGTTCAATAAAGCAAAGTCTATATTAAAATAGTGACAATATTAGAAACTTTATAGAATGATACTATAACAGGAATTTGGATATTATGATCCATACCaactagttatttatttaagtattaaattaatatacgTTGTCTTCtctttaaatagttaattttttaggATGAACATATTTGGTTACTTATGATactaattaatgaaattaagcATGATAAAAGATGCAAGAAGCATAAAAGATGATAGTAGTAGTAGTGTGTTGTTTCACCACAGTAAAAGGTGAAAGGATTAAGAGATAAAATATGGCTCAGATTTTGGTCTGAGGATTTAATTGGCAGTTGGGGTTTGGTACCACGTGCCTTGGAATAGTAAATAGCTACTAATATGATACCCACCTACCAAAATACTATAATTTCCTTGTCTCCATAATCATAAATATGagagaattatatatttttaatttaaagccggaaacacaataattttattttatatattgtttaattttaaatatattttttatccctTTAACATTGacttaaaattagaattaatcaatcTTTGAAACTTTAACTCAGTTTAGTCATTCAACTTtagaaatacataaatttaattttttaatcaaattttgttaaatttttttgacgtttcaaacgcgtttttctgctaacattgaagcaaatATGTGTCaaaaagtataaacaactcaaatgttatcatgaaacacttttaaaacgtcaagtaaacttaacaaaatttggataaaatgactaaattcttgcctatataaagttttaaaactaaattaggttaaagttttgaagaataactaattctaatttcacTCAAggttaagggacaaaaaatatatttaacccatatttttataaaagaaaaagtgaattttaaatttaattcaactttacaaaattaacttgtaagaCAAAATTTGCATTCATGTGAGTTCATCTTATATAATCATCTTATTTATAATTGTGTGAGATTTCTAATACATCTTATGTTGAGATATTTACATCCCTAGTGTAAAACTAAACATTATGAATGATTTATTATACACTCTAATAACGGATAATATGATAgactcaaaatataatatttttttttgagatAAACTTTAGGTAATTCTAATAACATATATACTATGAAGTAtactttaaatctaattcaaatttataaaataagaattatacTCATATTTATATACTGTAAATTCTTATCCGTAAAAAAACACACGACAGAAGATTTTGCAAACTACAGGTGTGGGCTATATATGAAATGTGTCAAATGTGAAAGTTTGAAATAACGTGCAGAGAGGCTAGCTAGGGTAGCAACATGCAAAATTCAATGAACTTCAAAGTCTGTTCATGTTTGGTTTCTTCTCATATCACACAACTTCATTATGGAATTTATTGTAAAGCAGGTTGGATATGGTTTCAAAACAACCACCctcaatcaatttttattttcttactgtTATAGTACTAATCAATACCAATTTTAGACTATGTACTATCGTAGCTActgtatctttattttttatatataacccaaactatttacaaattttcaaatattaaaatttaatttattagaaagataaataattataagtcAAGCATGAGaatcaatatttttagtttGAGATAATTCacaagatttttttaattgtaagaATAATGTAGGAACTACCACAAgtgaattgagaaaaataaataaataaaaaaattatttgagagTTCACTTCTTTAGAttatatagtttatttatataagCGATTATTGAGTgattttttactattaaataaattatatttattgaaattcaGGCAATTTCGTAAGTCTTGCggtactttttatttaataaatctcATTCACAGTtgtattatctataacaatatataaaggattCTCcattttgtgtccacttttcaaaatattgattttattctttaaatataataatttattaaattttaaaaaattgattattacttttataaattttttataaaatcatatgtctctgattcttctcttcttctttatttatcaatggttattcttttatctgatatatttcactttatttttaataaatataattttaatatatattaacttaataacattataatattatcacctactaatataatatcgcGCATGTGTTACGCTAGgttttaataatgaattttaaccTTAAAAGTTGTTTAAAAAACCCACATTCCACGTGGCTAACattctttataatttatacactCATTAAATACTCTTTAGTAACATTAAACACCGTCTTTTGGATAGCAGATATTAGTTTCTACTATAAAGACTCATTGTAACTAATtgtaattctaaattatatttaatgaaagtATGGTTTTTTCTAGCATGATCACTTCGTGTCCTGGTCTTAATCTCCTATTAATGTAAgtgttcataattttattttataaaaaattgaataattaatagAAAAGTTACGCTGTCAAAagattatatacatttttttttcttgagattAATTTTGAAGTCTATCTCTCTCTCTAAACACACACAAACACCACAAATtaatttgggttaaatatgtttttacttcCTCAaatttagtgaattttgaaattagtctcttttcgaaactttatattaatttagtcattcatctttagaaatatgtagatttagtcctttttaccaaatttttttaggtttatttaacattttaaacacattttatgataatatttgagttaacattgaagctaaaatgtgtcaaacggtgtaaataattcaaatactatcatgaaatgcacttgaaacatcaaaaaaacttaacaaaatttaattaaaatgattaaattcacacatttttaaagttgaaagactaaattggtctaaaatttaaaagaggGACTAATTTGAAATTCCattaaaacttgagggaccaaaacatatttaacctaattaatttgtaattttattggtatatgttttttttctactCTTCAATTCAAAAGCAATACAAAAGTTCAGAGACTCGGTTtgcaaaaatgttttttttttcaagtttgcAAAAACTTGAAGAAAAAGGATTGAATAGAAAAATTCTGAAATATTTAGTAACTCATTATTCGATGAGTCATTTCTTCGGATAGAAGAGGagggtatatgtttttttgtatttttcaatttaaaagcAATACAAAAGTTCAGAGACTCGGtttgcaaatatatatatatatatatatatatatatatatatatatatatattttttttcaagttttcgTTTCAAAATGTTTGGATTTTTGTTTACATAAatacttttactttattataattaacatAACTTACTTTCTccgataactaaaaaaaaaaaaagaagcttaGATAACCATGAAAAGttgatgtatatttatttttgttggtgGGTATTCTTTTTCTCTCCCATTTTCATGATATGTAACATTTGATATTTGAGAATCATTTATTGCTTCTGAGAAAAACACTTTGAATCTTTGATTTGAAATTGGTGAGCAGAATGAGCTCGCAAAAGAGTTCCTTTATTAAACCTGAGAGATGTCGCTCTCCTTCACATGCATGCCCTTAACTGAACAACGAGGTCTGCATCACTATTACTTCTCTTCTGTGGGAGTTGGATGACAGTAATTACTACGCATTGTTACGAACGACCAAAATCAGCAATGTCATTTCTCAGTGGTCCCTCTAATTTTTAACTGgatataaactttatttttaaaatctactttttaacctatcaaattattaaaatttcataaaaaatatttattatttgttgagtttattatattgttattagaTCACATACAAATATTTAGTCAAGTCGTATGTGTCTTGGTGTGAGAGATGCATCAAAAATATTCTATTGaccataaataaaatcaaatttataatatataaatgagtgcagattttattttacaaacaaaTCTAGTAAAGATAtagttaaaacataaaattcatttatagCTTCTATCATGtacttatgtatatattttagcCTAATGAATGTGCTGGAGATttcatattaataaatttataatatataattaaatacaaatcTTATCTTTTAAATCAGTTCTATAAAATTAActagatttaaatatttttttaaatgttatcaaAGTTATCCAAAAAATATCTTTtcgatatttatattttttttagatttattatATAACTCATTAGAAATATGTTGAAATTTTCATTAGAAATAAGAACAGTTTAACAAAGTAAATGGGTTttcatattttgtaaaattaagcTAAATTACACCTCATAATATTCTTTCATACCTTCCATCACGCACACGTATATCTATTTCTATGTAAGCAGGGTGGCTACTTCCGATTGTTTTCAGCTTCTCTCTTTCATCTGTTTCAAACCAAACCATCTTTTCGTTCTTGGAACAATGGAGATAGAAGCAGCCACTGCTAAAGAAAAGGGTGTTGGTGAGGGTGGAGAAACGATGGAAGTTTCAGAAAATAGAGGAATGTATCTGGTGTGGGAAGATTTAACTGTTGTGGTTCCAAATTTTGGAGATGGACACACTAAGAGATTGCTTAATGGGTTGAGTGGATATGCTGAACCTAACAAAATCATGGCTATCATGGGTCCTTCTGGCTCTGGAAAATCTACTCTTCTTGATGCTTTAGcaggttcatcttcttcttccatctCTTTATCATTGGTGTTTCTGTGTCTGTGTCTGTGTCTGTGTCTCCATGTGTGTACATAAATctactcttcttcttcttgatgCTTTAGAAGGTTCATCTCTTCTTCCTTCACTCCGTACATCATTAGTGTCTCTCTCTGCACTTGTTTTTGTTGTACTTTTGAATATGATTCTCACTTTTGATAACAtataccttatatatatatatatgatgtacTTTCACCCACCCTTTTTCTTTGCTTCCTGTGATCTGCATAATTAATGGAACCTCAGGTTTGTTCTTCCcattccacttttttttttttatcattaacacattttaatatttagtttattcTATGGGAGTGTTTTTGTGTATTCTTTTTCATATATACATGTAcaaatatgttatattataaatatagaatCTGTTAGCTGAGtcagaagttttttttttaagatgaatcagaagaagatgaattttcctttcatcttattttttattagtcaaCTGAGAAGTTGAATCCAAAGATGACTAAgaaactttgatttttttaatgaactttCATGTGGGGGAATGTTTGTGTGTGGTCTCTTTCtatgttatattataaatagaatcTGTGAGGTTAATCAGAAGATAAGCaagaaaccctaatttattTAGATCTAAAGATTTCGGGAGaagaaactattttttgttttttctggcTAAGGAAGCAGAAATGAACACAGTGGGaacaaaaatggaagaaaacaCTGATATATATATTCTCTATTTCGTAAATAATTTGCTTaaaatttctcatatttttttaatcatattaatGTCCATTCCAATCAAAGAACAGTGTTATCTTCCCAACTAAATAAATGTTTtgcaaacataaaaaaacaaagaaccAGGATAACATTAATATGAGTCCTTCATTCATGGAAACATTTTCACTGTGTAAGTGTTGACTGCAGATTTATGCTTAGCCAGAAAAATGAGCAATGGAACCATTAAATTGTTCCATTATTTCCTGTTCCATTAgccatttatttattacaacTCTTGAAGAAAACAACTCTGTCCCtctttgattgaaaaaataaataaataaaattatacaacgAAATTCATTTGTGTTCTTTTTAGTATCTTGTtaccctttttatttattttttctattttttaataaattattcttaattttgaattatttttatctattgtCTAACCCTATTTCTCTAGTGTCTGATAACTTGATTGACATCTAAAAGACCAAACAGGGAGGTTTTACTTCCCATGACTCTTTCCTCATTTCAAAAACCTCAGATCATTTATTGGCTTTTAAGTAACAATATCTACCTCTTGCATGGAGGATTGGACGTTTCATTATTTTCCATGTACTTCACTAAAATAAtctcaattatttttctatatttcattttactttaataaataatttaaaatatttctttacttattattttcatataaaaataattgtaataattttgtatCATCCAAAAGGAACTCTCGGCCAAACAGGCTTTTTATATAAgcataattaaaaacgaaataAAAGTCGGTGGAATACACCTACCTGGTTTGGAAATTAGGTAGGAATAAATGAATTTGTGTTTAAGTTAGCTTTCTAGTAATGTACCTTATTTCCCTTATATTATCCTTATATAAATTCATTCTATTCCTTTGTACTCTACCTGTTTTGTTCTACATCATTCTACATTGTCTGGTCGTGTTTATTTTCCATCTTCCTAAACAAATTTAAGTCGGCCAGATACCtgtttcagatttttttttaataagatgaTTTCGCTAgattaaattagacttaaatattcatttttttaatatagtattaTCAGAAATAATTCAAGTATGATTCAAAGTTTTATAtcggataaaaaatataaagttaaaaattatataagataaaagattaagaatttattgtcttaaaattttaagttaaaaatgatgtcaaatgtcttatataaatatgttatatgTACAAGACTAATATATGTATAGGTAGAACCAAAATCTATCGATGAATAACtcatatgaaatatataaaccCATCGGATATCAGagttataaattagtttatcttagcaaaaataattgtttgttaattttattgtttgacTCACCAGTCTTGAGCTAAAATGCTCCGACACGTCTCATAAATTGTGTGTCCCGTGTTAAATACGTATCATACACTGACACTTGTAGGATACTTGTAGGACACGTTATGttcaatttaaaacatataattttatcgGTGTGTTCGTGTCTGGACAACATAGGTCGTGAGTCTGTCCTAACAAAAAATTGGGAATGGTTGCAGGAAGACTGTCCAGAAACGTTATCATGTCTGGAAATGTGTTTGTAAATGGAAAGAAGAGGAGATTGGACTATGGTGGTGCTGTAAGTATGAGTCTAtatagcaaaaataaaaatccatttttaatatttcagtGCAAATGAATGAGATAAATTACAGGCTTATGTGACCCAAGAAGACACAATGCTGGGAACTCTGACAGTGAGAGAGACGATATATTACTCAGCGAATCTAAGGCTTCCAGGGAGCATGAGGAAAGAAGAGGTGAATGAGATAATAGAAGGAACAATTATGGAAATGGGTCTTCAAGAATGTGCAGATCGGATAATAGGGAATTGGCATTTGAGAGGTATAAGCGGTGGAGAGAAGAGAAGACTAAGCATTGCACTTGAAATCCTCACAAGGCCAACTCTCTTGTTCCTTGATGAACCCACCACTGGTCTCGACAGTGCCTCTGCATATTTTGTTGCTCAAACTCTCAGAAATTTGGCTCATGATGCAAAAACTGTTATCTCCTCTATACACCAACCAAGTAGTGAGGTTTTTGCACTCTTTGATaatctctttcttctctctgGGGGTCAAACAATCTACTTTGGACCTGCACAAAAGGCAACTCAGGTATTCATTTTCTAAACCAAATTCTCCTCTTTTCATGCCACAACCTATGAATCTATGAATCCCGGACAAATGGCGTGTCGCATGTCCGACACGAATGAGACACTGCTACGTGTATATACTACTACCATATAAATATCAGTAAAGTGTCCAATTTGAACGATACTTATTAGTTTTTTGAAATGATTCTAACCCAACGTTAATAATcacaaattcaataattttctaaaaaatctataaatttacAGAATTATCACACGAGTTTCTATTATCATTatgaaaataaggaaaaaattttatatggtcattatttttcacttttttggaAATTAAAAAGATAGATTAGATTCATTTTCGTGTTAGTTGACAATGTATTAGTTGAAAGCTTGAGactaatatgtatatatgtcGTGTTCATTgtctatattttttcaatttagtcgtATCTGTGTCTGTATTGGTGTTAGTATCCGGGTTTCATAGGTCACAACTAAAATCAAATGTTTAGAATATTAACAGGTTAAAAGCTGACACAGTTTATCCGTATATATTGTGTTTGTGTATGCAGTTCTTTGCCAAAGCTGGATTCCCATGTCCAAGTAGAAGAAACCCTTCTGATCATTTCCTCCATTGTATCAACTCAGACTTCGACGCTGTCACAACCACAATCACTGCCTCCCAAACAAGACAAGTTTATATCTCTcaccatttcattttttctatctATACTTATGCATGTGTGAGATtgaataaatatacaaatacaTTAAATCTGGTACTAGTTATTTTTGTCTTACGATCAAAAATATCTGAATCTATAAATTGCATTATTGATTGAATGAACggaacaacaacacaaattattcataaaaaaacattttttggtAACAGTTACTGTAATATTTTTCTTCCTTCCCCTAGAAATATTCTCAAGTTACAGAAACTTTTTCACAGTCTTCCCTGTTTTCTCTTTAATGCAGGAAGGAGTATATTTCTCAACTGCAGAAACCAAAGCAATACTTGTAGAAAAATACCGATGGTCAGAGCACGCAGCCACTGCAAAAGCAAGAATCAAGGAAATCTCAAACATTGTAAGCAACCCTTCCCTCAGGCTACGTAAGAACAACCATATTGATGTAGTAATGAACCTTTGAAATCTAAGGACTAATGGTGTTGTTGCAGGAAGGGAttgattttgaaagaaaaagcaAATGCGAAGCAAAATGGTGGAAACAACTGTTAGTTCTGACTCAGAGATCTTTCGTGAACATGTCCAGAGATGTGGGATACTACTGGATTAGGATAACCATTTATATTGCCTTATCTCTGTGTGTTGGAACAATCTTCTATGAAGTTGGATCCAGTTATACAGCCATTTTTGCAAGAGGAGCATGTGGAGCTTTCATCTCAGGTTTCATGACATTCATGTCCATCGGGGGCTTCCCTTCTTTTATAGAAGAAATGAAGgtatgatataatttaaatcCGATATCTCTAAGTTTTGagttaaaagtggtgtcaatctTAATCTGGAACTCATCGGCCATATAAAAGTTTGAAGAAAAGGGTTATGTTATGTATGGCCTTTAGGGTTTTTTTTATCAGTGCTTACTTCTTTTTTTGTTCCATGGATACAGGTGTTcaataaagaaagaatgaatGGATATTATGGAGTTGGAGTCTACATTCTCTCaaattttctctcttccttaCCCTTTGTGACAGTGATGTCATTTGCCACAGGGACAATAACCTATTACATGGTTAAGTTCCGTTCagaattttcacattttttgtatatttgtcTGGATCTCATTGGGTGCATTGCGGTTGTGGAAAGCTCCATGATGATTATAGCTTCACTGGTTCCCAACTTCCTCATGGGATTGATAATAGGAGCAGGATACATTGTAAGTGTACTATACACAATACGAAAACAAGATATATAAGCTTGTTTTTCAATGATGTTGCTGATATTATGTGTGTGAATTCAGGGTGTTATGATGATGACTGCTGGTTATTTCCGTCGGATCCCTGATCTTCCCAAGTTTTTCTGGCGTTACCCAATCTCATACATCAATTATGGTGCATGGGGATTGCAGGTAATTCTGGAGCATCactatttttccattttttttgacTCCCTTTATTCTCTCTGACATGACTTAGTGTGCGTCATTgaatttttcaaagaaaaagataGTGGTACATTAGTTAATGATTCACATTACTTCACATCAGCCGAGTAAATGATGAGAGTCAAAAGATAAGAGTCATAGTAtcattgtttaatttaaaagcatacaaaaagtaacaaaatttTGAGTCTAGATTCTCTGCTGAGTTTTCTGATGTTGTCCTGTGTCGAACTTA encodes the following:
- the LOC114169538 gene encoding ABC transporter G family member 15-like, yielding MEIEAATAKEKGVGEGGETMEVSENRGMYLVWEDLTVVVPNFGDGHTKRLLNGLSGYAEPNKIMAIMGPSGSGKSTLLDALAGRLSRNVIMSGNVFVNGKKRRLDYGGAAYVTQEDTMLGTLTVRETIYYSANLRLPGSMRKEEVNEIIEGTIMEMGLQECADRIIGNWHLRGISGGEKRRLSIALEILTRPTLLFLDEPTTGLDSASAYFVAQTLRNLAHDAKTVISSIHQPSSEVFALFDNLFLLSGGQTIYFGPAQKATQFFAKAGFPCPSRRNPSDHFLHCINSDFDAVTTTITASQTRQEGVYFSTAETKAILVEKYRWSEHAATAKARIKEISNIEGIDFERKSKCEAKWWKQLLVLTQRSFVNMSRDVGYYWIRITIYIALSLCVGTIFYEVGSSYTAIFARGACGAFISGFMTFMSIGGFPSFIEEMKVFNKERMNGYYGVGVYILSNFLSSLPFVTVMSFATGTITYYMVKFRSEFSHFLYICLDLIGCIAVVESSMMIIASLVPNFLMGLIIGAGYIGVMMMTAGYFRRIPDLPKFFWRYPISYINYGAWGLQGAYKNDMIGMEFEPLEPGAPKLKGEFILKSVLGIEIDNSKWWDLGAVVMILIMLRVLFFFILKFKERVGPLFYSIYAKQTLHRIKKRPSFRKVPSFPSKRHQSLHPLSAQEGLNSPIH